In Leptospira harrisiae, a genomic segment contains:
- the rpsF gene encoding 30S ribosomal protein S6 codes for MRNYEITNILREGNVEETKSAVKDLLSKYNFTIQGEEDWGSKRLWHPVGQDEQGHFTLIKCSGAPAEVAKIEHEFKLNANILKTLVIRANG; via the coding sequence ATGAGAAACTACGAAATCACGAATATTCTTCGTGAAGGGAATGTAGAAGAGACGAAGTCTGCAGTAAAAGACTTACTCTCCAAATACAACTTCACGATCCAAGGCGAAGAGGATTGGGGTTCTAAAAGACTCTGGCATCCGGTTGGACAAGACGAACAAGGTCACTTCACACTTATCAAGTGTTCCGGCGCTCCCGCTGAAGTTGCAAAGATAGAACATGAGTTTAAACTCAATGCAAACATCTTAAAAACCCTCGTAATTAGGGCCAATGGCTAA
- a CDS encoding CapA family protein — MNRFCFKLTLVLFFPLFLFSADIPESEEPKLDLPIKDLYHFRTETGEAIQYPKSTKLWFGGDVMFNWGVRDSMRSEDPYYPFRSFFSYLRNFDFRFLNLETPILHKTPAADQRKSYVFFGERRDLLVLRMFGIDGVFLGNNHTMDFGENGLYDTLELLDEFGIRHTGAGKNTEDALVPITISKQNTEYRIFSFSDTGETRLFSGTKTPGAAYFRVGTAERLIKKTKPNQVNILSVHWGVEYSPLPMDTERNAAKYLVGAGYQVILGHHPHVPQGIEVFPKGVVIYSLGNFLFGSKNQYLKHNISVVLHFDADKLLFVEVVPVFGKHQSLPGDHYFFPLGPKEAESFLKEYAILCKQLGTDLVISGGRGYVFFDKELKAKLKP, encoded by the coding sequence ATGAATCGATTTTGTTTTAAACTAACGCTCGTTCTTTTTTTTCCGTTATTTTTGTTTTCTGCGGACATTCCTGAGTCAGAAGAACCCAAACTCGATTTACCCATAAAGGATCTTTACCATTTCCGTACGGAAACGGGCGAAGCCATCCAGTATCCCAAGTCCACTAAACTTTGGTTTGGTGGGGATGTGATGTTCAATTGGGGCGTTCGTGATTCGATGCGTTCGGAAGATCCATATTATCCTTTTCGTAGTTTTTTTAGTTATTTAAGGAACTTTGATTTTCGATTTCTCAATTTAGAAACCCCCATCCTCCACAAAACACCGGCAGCCGACCAAAGGAAGTCCTATGTTTTTTTTGGAGAAAGAAGGGATCTACTTGTACTTCGTATGTTTGGGATCGATGGGGTTTTTCTTGGTAATAATCATACTATGGATTTTGGAGAAAACGGACTTTACGATACCTTGGAGTTATTGGATGAATTTGGGATCCGTCATACTGGAGCTGGTAAAAATACCGAGGATGCTTTGGTTCCCATTACTATTTCCAAACAGAATACTGAGTATCGGATTTTTTCTTTTTCTGATACAGGTGAAACTAGGTTGTTTTCGGGAACCAAAACACCAGGGGCCGCATATTTCCGAGTAGGAACTGCCGAACGTTTGATTAAAAAAACCAAACCAAACCAAGTGAACATTCTTTCTGTTCATTGGGGAGTGGAATATAGTCCCTTACCGATGGATACCGAGAGAAACGCCGCCAAATATTTGGTAGGTGCTGGATACCAGGTGATCCTTGGTCACCACCCTCATGTTCCGCAAGGGATTGAAGTATTTCCAAAAGGAGTTGTGATATATTCCCTTGGGAATTTTTTATTTGGTTCTAAAAACCAATATTTAAAACACAATATCTCTGTGGTCCTACATTTTGATGCCGACAAACTTTTGTTTGTGGAAGTGGTTCCTGTTTTTGGAAAACACCAATCACTTCCAGGAGATCACTATTTTTTTCCTTTGGGTCCAAAAGAGGCAGAAAGTTTTTTAAAAGAATATGCAATTCTCTGCAAACAACTTGGGACCGATCTTGTGATTTCCGGGGGAAGGGGTTATGTTTTTTTTGATAAGGAACTAAAAGCTAAACTAAAACCGTAA
- a CDS encoding tetratricopeptide repeat protein: MFQAIKTLNRPFLFVFFCFLSLSLFATESGTRTKECSTLAPGVPAEFLLSRALREQVDGFQAAQRRKSEDSKLSFERSVSFLESYHRCLLEVGKEPSALSSETQAQNYLELGALEKAWEWSENAIRKSEDVTKDLVLLQTRIRIRQGELEKASDVLENSLHKFPNDPDFLYLLGNLNFERKLWNQSVLYYTALSFVIERRDNHSKYKYLTAKALGELNYKLDYPKISIKRYREYTSAYKNDMEVLFRLAQIYFVLGDFKNCRMYLEQIREKNPRDIDASHMLAEIYFMDSRDSAAIFFATLKKEKKIPKEGIVYMLDQLVSGSKYGLETKLKAYIQENPGRLSPRIALLELAEKENSPEYEVLNADTAQSAFEYRQYLTAEKILRKGLSRIVSKENANEDQSLYYEKISSCQEMLGLWNHATMSTKEALELTKETDKKFRLRFRLAYLYLQGNLKKEPLSVSVLSETIKENPSPTHFYLRGLAYFQLAKYKESVHDFTEAIQLDPKNYNYYFYRATAFDKLKQFGEVESDLKTTLSLNPNASNAMNYLGYLYAEKDINPEEASQLLNQAVSLEPDNPAYQDSLGWVLFRKKDFNRALLHLNFAASLALERGFEDPVIYEHLGDVYLAKKDPVNALQFFKLSESKLKSESNKDLVAKIKKVQKEISE; encoded by the coding sequence ATGTTTCAAGCAATTAAAACTTTAAACCGTCCCTTCCTCTTTGTTTTCTTTTGTTTTCTCTCACTTTCTCTGTTTGCCACCGAGTCTGGGACAAGAACCAAAGAATGTTCTACGCTTGCACCTGGTGTACCGGCTGAATTTCTCCTATCTCGGGCCTTGAGAGAACAAGTTGATGGATTTCAGGCTGCCCAAAGAAGGAAATCAGAAGATTCCAAACTTTCCTTTGAACGTTCCGTCTCTTTTTTGGAATCTTACCACAGGTGTTTGTTGGAAGTCGGAAAAGAACCAAGTGCTCTCAGTTCTGAAACACAAGCACAGAATTATTTAGAATTAGGGGCTTTGGAAAAAGCTTGGGAATGGTCGGAAAATGCCATTCGAAAATCAGAAGATGTAACCAAAGACTTAGTTCTTTTGCAAACAAGGATTCGGATCAGGCAAGGCGAGTTGGAAAAAGCTTCCGATGTTTTGGAAAATTCTCTTCACAAGTTTCCAAATGATCCAGATTTTTTATACCTACTAGGCAATTTGAATTTTGAAAGAAAACTTTGGAACCAGTCCGTTTTATACTACACAGCTCTTTCTTTTGTCATTGAAAGACGAGATAACCATTCCAAATACAAATACCTCACAGCAAAAGCACTGGGTGAACTTAATTATAAATTAGATTATCCAAAAATTTCCATCAAACGTTATCGCGAATACACTTCTGCTTATAAAAATGATATGGAAGTTTTGTTTCGTCTAGCTCAAATCTATTTTGTGTTAGGTGATTTTAAGAATTGCCGGATGTATCTAGAACAAATCCGTGAAAAAAATCCTAGAGATATTGATGCCTCTCATATGCTTGCTGAAATTTATTTTATGGATTCTCGTGATTCGGCTGCGATTTTCTTTGCTACATTAAAAAAAGAGAAAAAAATTCCCAAAGAGGGAATTGTCTATATGTTGGATCAACTAGTTTCAGGTTCAAAATATGGATTAGAAACGAAACTAAAGGCATACATCCAAGAGAATCCTGGAAGACTTTCTCCACGAATTGCCCTTTTGGAACTAGCCGAAAAAGAAAATTCTCCTGAATATGAAGTATTGAATGCAGATACAGCCCAATCTGCCTTTGAATACAGGCAATACCTAACTGCTGAAAAGATTTTACGAAAAGGTCTTTCTCGAATTGTATCAAAAGAAAATGCAAACGAAGATCAGTCATTGTACTATGAAAAAATTTCTTCCTGCCAAGAAATGTTGGGATTATGGAATCATGCCACCATGTCCACAAAGGAAGCACTCGAACTCACCAAAGAAACTGATAAAAAATTTCGATTGCGATTTCGTTTGGCATACCTCTACTTACAAGGGAACTTAAAAAAAGAACCTCTTTCTGTTTCTGTTTTATCTGAAACAATCAAAGAAAATCCTTCGCCCACTCATTTTTATTTGAGAGGTCTTGCATACTTTCAATTGGCAAAATACAAAGAAAGTGTTCACGATTTCACAGAAGCAATCCAATTAGATCCCAAAAATTATAATTATTATTTTTATCGTGCCACAGCTTTTGATAAATTAAAACAGTTTGGTGAAGTGGAATCAGATTTAAAAACCACTCTTTCGCTCAATCCAAATGCCTCGAATGCAATGAATTATTTAGGGTATTTATATGCTGAAAAAGATATCAATCCGGAAGAGGCAAGCCAACTACTCAACCAAGCAGTATCTTTAGAACCAGATAACCCGGCCTATCAGGATAGTTTGGGTTGGGTATTGTTTCGGAAAAAAGATTTTAATCGTGCCTTACTGCATTTGAATTTTGCTGCATCTTTGGCACTTGAGAGAGGGTTTGAAGATCCTGTGATCTATGAACATTTGGGTGATGTGTATTTAGCAAAAAAAGATCCAGTCAATGCACTTCAGTTCTTTAAACTTTCCGAATCTAAATTAAAATCGGAGTCAAACAAAGACCTCGTTGCAAAAATAAAAAAAGTACAAAAGGAAATTTCGGAATGA
- a CDS encoding cysteine desulfurase family protein, with product MKSPLTNEIKYFDYNATHPPFAEILESCLATYLREFYNPSGITRYSLKNQGKIEQTRKYFAGLTQGHEKQFVFSATGTEANYLLIQSLRVLYPNLDSVIVSPFEHSSMYSALDSYGFFPDLIQTNKSGIIDIQNLDQKLKENPRPVICLYAGNETGVIQPAEEISKLTKTYTQLFYSDLMQGFCKVNVPFSLFDGYTFSGHKIGAGMGAAVTYLPKANTNFRVFGGGNQENDHRAGTENTFAIECLNKVTKLQLENLENKNKKLKSYQTLIETKLEEMGCTIIAKNSKRLPNTTFLILPIQAVDFFLLGMEENGILVSTGSSCKSRAREASKSLLYMGYTEEEALRSIRISTGYFTTEEEVEQLLSRANELIQKLQSI from the coding sequence ATGAAATCCCCTTTAACGAATGAAATAAAGTATTTTGATTACAATGCCACGCACCCACCTTTTGCAGAAATTTTGGAATCTTGTTTGGCGACGTATCTCAGAGAATTTTACAATCCTTCTGGGATCACACGATATTCCCTAAAAAACCAAGGAAAAATCGAACAAACAAGAAAATATTTTGCCGGTCTTACCCAAGGTCATGAGAAACAATTTGTTTTTTCTGCAACGGGAACGGAAGCAAACTACTTACTCATCCAAAGTCTACGTGTTTTGTATCCAAACTTAGATTCCGTAATAGTTTCTCCCTTTGAACATTCCAGCATGTATTCAGCCTTGGATTCCTATGGTTTTTTTCCAGACTTGATCCAAACCAACAAATCAGGAATCATCGATATTCAAAATTTGGATCAAAAATTAAAAGAAAACCCAAGACCAGTGATTTGTCTTTATGCAGGAAACGAAACGGGTGTCATCCAACCTGCGGAAGAAATTTCAAAACTAACTAAAACCTATACCCAACTTTTTTACAGTGATTTGATGCAAGGATTTTGCAAAGTGAATGTCCCATTTTCCTTGTTTGATGGGTATACCTTTTCAGGACATAAAATTGGAGCGGGAATGGGAGCTGCCGTAACCTATTTACCAAAGGCAAATACAAACTTTCGTGTGTTTGGTGGAGGGAATCAAGAAAATGATCATAGAGCAGGTACAGAAAATACTTTTGCCATTGAATGTTTAAACAAAGTAACAAAACTCCAACTAGAAAATTTGGAGAATAAAAACAAAAAACTCAAATCCTATCAAACTTTAATTGAAACTAAATTAGAAGAAATGGGTTGTACGATCATTGCAAAAAATTCAAAACGACTTCCGAACACTACATTCCTTATATTGCCTATCCAAGCAGTTGACTTCTTTCTATTAGGAATGGAAGAAAATGGAATTTTAGTTTCTACCGGGAGTTCTTGCAAATCTCGAGCAAGAGAAGCATCCAAATCCCTACTCTATATGGGATACACAGAGGAAGAAGCACTTCGCTCCATTCGAATCTCCACGGGTTACTTTACAACGGAAGAAGAAGTAGAACAGTTGTTATCCAGAGCAAATGAACTAATCCAAAAGCTCCAATCCATTTAA
- a CDS encoding CHAT domain-containing protein: MKLRIIAKYSREEFTDGECIWEEKQDQFGTVERTTKFSGKLISEFLKDWALFVERVLSQNPTKDEFLDKLGKKSDSLEQIVFGKILPFWRHPGFPDSIQLLIDPEFSPIPWEILRTHKGFLFQDKDYRRGIRIDTIQKEYKQKTNSILLVCNPVKSNLISTVKEECMALFPILEKKLNLRILKEHHLTRVRFIEEAGSVKYLHYAGHTEKNGIPLGANDFLYSKEISEHSFTNLDLVFFNSCHSSFDSIEHSGLTTSFLKAGAKEVIGFLFPVESNLAKAIGIKFWDSYLKSKNSHNSLAKIRKTLYNGSSNEIITAISLVHFSTQTPKPKFRQILGITFVLLVLFFSIVFLGEKKEPINAEKFEILNPPKVKKKDDTSLPQDPVLIQISHLKNQEFRKMVLQFLKTKHALLDDSQKRELIESILSKDISEEKMYYEFKTRSGF; encoded by the coding sequence ATGAAACTTAGAATTATTGCAAAATATTCCAGAGAAGAATTTACTGATGGAGAATGTATTTGGGAAGAAAAACAAGACCAGTTTGGCACAGTAGAAAGAACAACAAAGTTTTCCGGAAAACTCATTAGCGAATTCCTAAAAGATTGGGCATTATTTGTTGAACGAGTATTATCTCAAAATCCAACAAAAGATGAATTCTTAGATAAATTAGGGAAAAAATCAGATAGTTTAGAACAAATTGTATTTGGGAAAATTCTTCCCTTTTGGCGTCATCCCGGATTTCCCGATTCCATCCAACTCCTAATCGATCCTGAATTTTCACCTATCCCTTGGGAAATTTTACGCACTCACAAAGGTTTTTTATTCCAAGATAAGGATTACAGAAGAGGGATTCGAATTGATACGATTCAAAAAGAATACAAACAAAAAACAAATTCTATTTTGCTTGTTTGTAATCCAGTAAAATCAAACTTAATTTCCACAGTGAAAGAAGAATGTATGGCTTTGTTTCCTATTTTGGAAAAAAAATTAAACTTACGAATTCTTAAAGAACATCATTTAACAAGAGTCAGATTCATTGAAGAAGCTGGTTCCGTTAAATATTTACACTACGCTGGTCATACAGAAAAAAACGGAATTCCACTTGGCGCAAATGACTTTTTATATTCGAAAGAAATATCAGAGCATTCTTTCACCAATTTAGATTTAGTTTTTTTTAACAGTTGCCATTCCTCTTTTGATTCCATCGAACATTCTGGACTTACTACAAGCTTTTTAAAAGCTGGCGCCAAAGAAGTCATAGGATTCCTATTTCCTGTGGAATCAAATTTAGCAAAGGCCATTGGAATCAAATTTTGGGACTCCTATTTAAAATCTAAAAATTCGCATAACTCCTTAGCTAAAATTAGAAAAACATTATATAATGGTTCTTCCAATGAAATCATCACGGCGATCAGTTTAGTTCATTTCTCAACACAAACCCCAAAACCAAAATTCAGACAAATCCTTGGCATAACATTTGTTCTACTAGTTTTATTTTTTTCTATTGTTTTTTTAGGCGAAAAGAAAGAACCTATCAACGCAGAGAAATTTGAAATACTAAACCCACCCAAGGTAAAAAAAAAAGATGATACTAGCCTTCCCCAAGACCCGGTTTTAATTCAAATTTCTCATTTAAAAAATCAAGAATTCCGCAAAATGGTCCTTCAGTTTTTAAAAACCAAACACGCATTGTTAGATGATTCTCAAAAAAGAGAGCTTATTGAGTCCATTTTATCAAAAGATATCTCAGAAGAGAAAATGTATTACGAATTTAAAACCAGGAGTGGATTTTGA
- a CDS encoding RNA polymerase sigma factor — protein MSDEIRKLIDNCLLGKSSAWQELIRRFHRLIIGTCAHYVPREEVTDTSQQVYLKLTENDYHLLRKFKGESLPAFIIYLSEISKNISMSQTRSIRRYEYREGISLDLSIDILDDRQNQEDVYFAWEEKREFYDLIEALDDAHKEILILRLKGYKFKEIAEILDVPLGTVLARANRAKEKIKKILTKEIKP, from the coding sequence ATGAGTGATGAGATTCGAAAGTTAATCGATAACTGCCTTCTAGGGAAAAGTTCGGCTTGGCAGGAATTGATTCGGAGGTTTCACAGACTCATCATTGGGACTTGTGCTCATTACGTTCCAAGAGAGGAAGTCACAGATACTTCCCAACAAGTGTATCTCAAACTTACAGAAAATGATTACCATCTCCTTCGAAAGTTCAAAGGAGAGAGTTTACCTGCATTTATTATCTATTTAAGTGAAATTTCTAAAAATATAAGTATGTCTCAGACAAGATCCATTCGTCGGTATGAATATCGAGAGGGAATTTCTTTGGATTTGAGCATCGACATTTTAGACGATAGGCAAAACCAAGAAGACGTCTATTTTGCTTGGGAAGAAAAACGTGAGTTTTACGATCTCATCGAAGCTTTGGATGATGCACATAAAGAAATTCTCATCCTGAGGTTAAAAGGGTACAAATTTAAAGAAATTGCAGAAATCCTCGATGTTCCCCTAGGAACAGTCCTCGCTCGGGCCAATCGAGCCAAAGAAAAAATAAAAAAAATCCTTACAAAGGAAATAAAGCCGTAG